The Aequorivita sublithincola DSM 14238 genome window below encodes:
- a CDS encoding head GIN domain-containing protein, with product MKKLLFIGLLFLMFSCDSENSWDCIQAAGSSVSKEYIVSDFSKIRIEDDVTLYLKQGETQQVKLETGENLLSDISVTIEGKTLVVKDHNNCNLVRDYGITNVFVTAPNITEIRNSSAYDVIGEGILNFPILTLVSNTTSDPETIRKSGDFFLNLRCEEFNVSANGQSVFYITGTAEKANLSFADEMPRFEGKDFAINDLTVFQRSANKMIVNPQQSIVGKIVATGDIVSYNRSPLVDVKELFTGRLLFED from the coding sequence ATGAAGAAATTATTATTTATCGGATTGCTTTTTTTGATGTTTTCGTGCGATTCCGAGAATAGTTGGGATTGTATTCAAGCTGCTGGAAGTTCGGTTTCTAAAGAATATATTGTTTCAGATTTTTCAAAAATTAGAATCGAAGATGATGTTACGTTGTACCTAAAACAAGGGGAAACACAACAGGTAAAACTTGAAACGGGTGAAAACCTTTTGAGCGATATTTCCGTAACTATTGAAGGAAAAACGCTCGTGGTTAAAGATCACAACAATTGCAATTTGGTGCGCGATTACGGAATTACAAATGTTTTTGTAACAGCGCCAAATATTACTGAAATAAGAAACAGTTCGGCTTATGATGTTATTGGCGAAGGAATTTTGAACTTTCCAATACTTACGTTGGTGAGCAATACCACTTCGGATCCAGAAACAATTCGTAAAAGCGGCGATTTCTTTCTGAATTTGCGATGCGAAGAATTTAACGTAAGCGCGAATGGACAAAGCGTTTTTTACATAACAGGTACAGCTGAAAAAGCCAATTTGAGTTTTGCCGACGAAATGCCGCGCTTTGAAGGAAAAGATTTCGCAATAAATGATCTTACTGTATTTCAGCGAAGTGCCAATAAAATGATTGTAAACCCGCAACAAAGTATCGTTGGAAAAATTGTGGCAACTGGTGATATTGTCAGCTATAATCGGTCTCCGTTGGTAGATGTAAAAGAATTATTCACTGGCAGGTTATTATTTGAAGATTAG
- a CDS encoding acyloxyacyl hydrolase, giving the protein MKHLLSVFTVILLSFPLFSQEKELKPISIEADFFYGSILEHNPDIEHLITGHPVGFFLSFNRKTYGYNEWERRYHYPDWGFTAAYQDMHNEYLGNVASVYGHFNWYFLNRHLMLRVGQGIAYSATPYDSETNISNNAYGTNFLSSTFLKGNFVCENIWKGLGFHAGFTIIHYSNANFKAPNNSTNSFLLNAGVSYLLDYEEFPEFIHKEDSLSKTHTERFKYNLAFRTGINESDVVGLGQQPFYELSFFVDKRLNYKSTLTGGVDVFFSTFLKDLITYRSIAYPEDGLSGDEDYKRVGVFVGHEWRFNKVAFVSQVGYYVYWPYAFENRVYNRLGLKRYFFDDKMFATVTVHAHWAKAEAVEFGIGYRLGGKKKKKDE; this is encoded by the coding sequence ATGAAGCACCTTCTTTCCGTATTCACAGTTATACTTTTAAGTTTTCCACTTTTTTCGCAGGAAAAAGAATTGAAACCCATTTCTATAGAAGCAGATTTTTTCTACGGAAGTATTCTTGAGCACAATCCAGACATTGAACATTTAATAACCGGGCATCCCGTTGGATTTTTTCTTTCTTTCAACAGAAAAACTTATGGTTATAATGAATGGGAACGTCGCTACCACTATCCAGATTGGGGTTTTACGGCGGCTTATCAGGATATGCACAATGAATATTTAGGAAATGTGGCGAGTGTTTATGGACACTTTAACTGGTATTTTTTGAACAGACATTTAATGTTGCGCGTGGGTCAGGGGATTGCATATTCCGCAACTCCTTATGATTCTGAAACCAATATCAGCAACAATGCGTACGGAACAAATTTTTTAAGTTCCACTTTTCTAAAAGGTAATTTTGTATGTGAAAATATTTGGAAAGGTCTTGGTTTTCACGCTGGTTTTACGATAATTCATTACAGCAACGCAAACTTTAAAGCACCCAACAATAGTACAAATTCCTTTTTGCTGAATGCCGGAGTTAGTTACTTATTGGATTATGAAGAATTTCCAGAATTCATCCACAAAGAAGATTCGTTGAGTAAAACGCACACCGAAAGATTCAAATACAACCTTGCATTTAGAACAGGGATTAACGAAAGTGATGTAGTTGGCTTAGGGCAACAACCGTTTTATGAATTGTCCTTTTTTGTGGACAAACGTTTAAATTATAAAAGCACGCTCACTGGAGGAGTAGATGTTTTCTTTTCAACTTTTTTGAAAGATTTAATAACCTACCGTTCCATTGCGTATCCAGAAGATGGACTTTCTGGCGATGAAGATTATAAACGCGTTGGCGTTTTTGTGGGTCACGAATGGCGATTTAATAAGGTTGCTTTTGTTTCGCAAGTTGGTTATTACGTTTATTGGCCTTACGCTTTTGAAAATCGCGTTTACAACCGTTTAGGTTTAAAACGTTATTTCTTTGATGATAAAATGTTTGCAACCGTAACCGTACACGCGCATTGGGCAAAAGCGGAAGCAGTAGAATTCGGTATAGGATATAGGTTGGGAGGCAAAAAGAAGAAAAAAGATGAATAA
- a CDS encoding head GIN domain-containing protein translates to MNKNNLEIFKKSFSFVRTILILGSCSIAVLFLLQSCDSDKGWDCTQKAGTIVETEFTVQPFTKILVWERTKLFVKQGDVQKVVVETGENLMTDIEVTVTDGRLEIHNYNGCNLVRDYGITKVYVTSPNITEIRSSTGLLVESIGTLKYPLLTLLSEDQEFEDQYHIDGDFKLDLEVGHLNVVASGLSKFYLSGSSVSADFGLYSGDCRIYAQDLIVQNLHIYQRSTGDMVVNPQQYIKGKIVSLGNVISKNKPPVVEVEELYRGRLIFE, encoded by the coding sequence ATGAATAAGAATAATCTCGAAATTTTCAAAAAATCATTCAGTTTTGTTCGAACAATCTTGATTCTTGGTTCTTGCAGCATAGCGGTCTTGTTTCTTCTTCAAAGTTGTGATTCGGACAAAGGTTGGGATTGCACACAAAAAGCTGGAACTATTGTTGAAACCGAATTTACAGTGCAACCATTCACGAAAATCCTTGTTTGGGAACGCACAAAACTCTTTGTAAAACAAGGTGACGTACAAAAAGTAGTTGTTGAAACTGGCGAAAACTTAATGACCGATATTGAAGTTACCGTTACCGATGGAAGGCTAGAAATCCATAATTACAATGGCTGCAATTTGGTTCGTGATTATGGTATAACAAAAGTTTACGTGACCTCTCCAAACATTACTGAGATTCGCAGTAGTACAGGTTTGTTGGTTGAAAGTATCGGAACACTTAAGTATCCGTTATTAACACTTTTATCCGAAGACCAAGAATTTGAGGACCAATATCATATAGATGGCGATTTTAAATTAGATTTGGAAGTTGGTCATTTAAATGTTGTGGCAAGTGGCCTGTCAAAATTCTATTTAAGCGGAAGTTCAGTTAGTGCCGATTTCGGATTATATTCTGGAGATTGTAGAATCTACGCTCAAGATTTAATTGTGCAAAATTTACATATTTACCAAAGAAGTACCGGCGACATGGTCGTTAATCCACAACAATACATAAAAGGAAAAATAGTTAGTTTAGGCAATGTAATTTCCAAAAACAAACCCCCAGTCGTTGAGGTTGAAGAACTTTATCGAGGTAGACTTATTTTTGAATAG
- the gldA gene encoding gliding motility-associated ABC transporter ATP-binding subunit GldA, producing the protein MSIQVENITKTYGEQKALHNVSFTIEKGEIVGFLGPNGAGKSTMMKILTTFLPASEGIAIVNGFEVNKEDISVKKSVGYLPEHNPLYLDMYVREYLLFNAGIYNISKAEVESIIEKTGLTPEANKKMGQLSKGYRQRVGLANALLHNPDVLILDEPTTGLDPNQLIEIRQLIKNVGKEKTVLLSTHIMQEVEAICDRVIIINKGEIVLDKKLSDLKNNKQQIIEVEFDYRVEEVALQTLPKIEKIENSIGFVYQLYFETEEDMRGKVFDFAHDNGLKILQLHQKNTTLEKLFSELTIQK; encoded by the coding sequence ATGTCTATTCAAGTTGAAAATATCACAAAAACCTACGGCGAACAAAAAGCGCTTCACAATGTTTCCTTCACTATTGAAAAGGGTGAAATCGTTGGTTTTCTTGGGCCTAACGGTGCCGGAAAATCTACGATGATGAAGATTTTGACCACTTTTCTTCCAGCTTCGGAAGGGATTGCAATCGTTAACGGTTTTGAAGTGAATAAAGAGGATATTTCTGTAAAGAAAAGCGTGGGTTATTTACCCGAACACAACCCATTATATTTAGATATGTACGTTCGGGAATATCTGCTTTTTAATGCTGGAATTTATAATATTTCAAAAGCTGAAGTCGAATCTATAATTGAAAAGACAGGTTTAACGCCCGAAGCAAACAAAAAAATGGGTCAACTTTCCAAAGGATATAGACAGCGTGTTGGGCTTGCAAACGCACTTTTGCACAACCCCGACGTTTTGATTCTCGATGAACCTACAACTGGTTTGGACCCCAATCAATTGATTGAAATTAGACAGCTTATAAAAAACGTTGGCAAGGAAAAGACAGTTTTGCTTTCCACTCACATTATGCAGGAAGTTGAAGCCATTTGCGACCGCGTGATTATCATCAATAAAGGTGAAATAGTTTTAGACAAAAAGCTTTCAGATTTAAAAAACAACAAACAGCAAATTATTGAAGTAGAATTTGACTATCGTGTGGAAGAAGTGGCACTGCAAACCCTTCCAAAGATTGAAAAGATTGAAAATTCTATAGGTTTTGTTTATCAGTTATATTTTGAAACCGAGGAAGATATGCGTGGAAAAGTTTTCGATTTTGCGCACGATAATGGTTTAAAAATTCTTCAACTACATCAAAAAAATACTACGTTGGAGAAGTTGTTTAGCGAACTAACTATTCAAAAATAA
- a CDS encoding prephenate dehydratase: MSIKIAIQGIESYFHHLAVQKLFPNNNVTLMPCDSFDKVTANITNLSADFGVIAIENSIAGSILPNYTLIDRENLQILDEVFLNIDMYLMALEGETLHTIDEIHSHPVALQQCKDYLMRVQPHCKIVEGKDTASEAKRIKEGNLKGVAAIAGKQVAEKYGLKILDSHVQSLKEDKTRFVVLGRNTEASPIEANKASLKFILGHEVGNLSNVLQLLNTFNINLTKIQSLPIPEKPWEYAFFVDVLFEDKELFSEVITMLGKTVKELKVLGVYRQNFENTPSHLIENLVHGK, encoded by the coding sequence ATGAGCATCAAAATCGCCATTCAAGGAATAGAAAGCTACTTTCATCACCTTGCCGTTCAGAAACTTTTCCCCAACAACAATGTAACCCTAATGCCTTGCGATAGCTTTGATAAGGTAACGGCAAACATCACAAATTTAAGTGCAGATTTTGGTGTTATAGCCATTGAAAACTCCATTGCTGGGTCTATTTTGCCAAATTACACTTTGATTGATAGAGAGAATCTTCAAATTTTGGATGAGGTTTTTCTAAATATTGATATGTATTTAATGGCTTTGGAAGGAGAAACCCTTCATACTATAGACGAAATACATTCGCATCCCGTGGCACTTCAGCAATGTAAAGATTATTTGATGCGCGTTCAGCCACATTGCAAAATTGTGGAAGGAAAAGATACAGCTTCCGAAGCAAAAAGAATAAAAGAAGGAAACCTAAAAGGAGTAGCTGCAATTGCTGGAAAACAAGTAGCTGAAAAATACGGTTTAAAAATTCTTGACAGCCACGTACAAAGTTTGAAAGAAGACAAAACACGTTTCGTGGTTTTAGGAAGAAACACCGAAGCCTCGCCAATTGAAGCCAATAAAGCTTCATTAAAATTTATTTTGGGGCACGAAGTTGGTAATCTTTCCAATGTTTTACAATTGCTCAACACGTTCAATATTAATTTGACTAAAATTCAATCGCTGCCAATCCCTGAAAAGCCTTGGGAATATGCCTTTTTCGTAGATGTTCTTTTTGAAGACAAAGAACTTTTTTCTGAAGTAATCACAATGCTTGGAAAAACCGTAAAAGAATTGAAAGTTTTAGGCGTTTACAGACAAAATTTTGAAAACACACCTAGTCATCTAATTGAAAATTTAGTCCATGGAAAATAA
- a CDS encoding bifunctional 3-deoxy-7-phosphoheptulonate synthase/chorismate mutase type II, translating to MENNKNLRNWLNKMDLAHPIVIAGPCSAETEEQVLKIAHQLKETDATVLRAGIWKPRTRPGNFEGVGALGLKWLQKAKEETGLMTATEVANANHVDLALKHDVDILWVGARTTVSPFIVQEIADALKGTDKIVLIKNPVNPDLALWLGAVERFYACDVKNLGVIHRGFSTYEKTRYRNNPEWQIPIDLQNKFPDLPLILDPSHIAGRRDIIFELCQTALDLNYDGLMVETHFDPDKAWSDAEQQITPATLKQMTIDLRIRKQEGDAVEFKNKLNTLRTKIDVLDHQLLESLGKRMKISEDIGVLKKNNNVAILQTKRWNEILGKMILEGEENQLSEEFILKIFKAIHQESINHQKMVINE from the coding sequence ATGGAAAATAATAAAAACCTCCGCAACTGGCTTAACAAAATGGATCTTGCCCATCCAATAGTAATCGCCGGACCTTGCAGCGCAGAAACTGAAGAACAGGTTTTGAAAATTGCACATCAATTGAAAGAAACTGACGCGACAGTATTACGTGCCGGAATCTGGAAACCTAGAACCCGCCCTGGAAATTTTGAAGGCGTAGGTGCTTTGGGATTAAAATGGCTTCAAAAGGCGAAAGAGGAAACCGGATTAATGACCGCGACCGAAGTTGCAAATGCTAATCACGTAGATTTGGCTTTGAAACACGATGTAGATATTTTGTGGGTTGGAGCGCGTACAACGGTTTCCCCTTTTATAGTTCAGGAAATTGCGGATGCCTTAAAAGGAACTGACAAAATTGTTTTAATAAAGAACCCAGTAAACCCAGATTTAGCGTTGTGGTTAGGAGCTGTGGAACGTTTTTATGCTTGCGATGTAAAAAATCTGGGCGTTATTCACCGTGGATTTTCAACGTATGAAAAAACGCGTTACCGCAACAATCCTGAATGGCAAATCCCGATTGATCTTCAGAACAAATTTCCAGATTTACCTTTAATTTTAGATCCTTCGCATATTGCCGGACGCAGAGATATTATTTTTGAACTTTGCCAAACCGCGCTAGACTTGAATTACGACGGGTTAATGGTAGAAACTCATTTCGATCCAGACAAAGCTTGGAGTGATGCAGAACAGCAAATTACGCCAGCAACCTTGAAGCAAATGACTATTGATTTAAGGATAAGGAAGCAAGAAGGAGATGCGGTAGAATTCAAAAATAAACTGAATACATTACGAACAAAAATCGATGTGCTTGATCATCAACTATTAGAATCTTTAGGAAAACGGATGAAAATTTCTGAAGACATTGGGGTCCTAAAAAAGAACAATAACGTAGCCATTCTTCAAACAAAGCGTTGGAATGAGATTTTAGGAAAAATGATTTTGGAAGGCGAAGAAAACCAATTGAGTGAGGAATTTATTCTGAAAATTTTTAAGGCCATTCACCAAGAATCTATCAATCATCAAAAAATGGTTATTAATGAGTAA
- the rsgA gene encoding ribosome small subunit-dependent GTPase A yields the protein MKGLVYKSTGSWYSVKAENGTFYDCRIKGKFRMSGIKSTNPVAVGDHVDFDIEKKGDETVGVIKHIDERDNYIIRKSVNLSKQTHIIAANIDVAFLLITLNNPPTFTTFIDRFLVTAEAYHIKAVLLFNKIDTYNEDELLEIKFLAALYRKIGYDCIGISAITGKNIDKVKALMQDKVTMFSGHSGVGKSTLINTIEPGLSLKTSKISNQHLQGQHTTTFAEMFDLSFGGQIIDTPGIKGFGVVEIDKEELGAYFPEFFKLKENCKFNNCLHLEEPHCAIKNALEEEEISWTRYKSYLQILEGEDEHFRKDIYEK from the coding sequence ATGAAAGGCCTAGTCTATAAATCCACAGGAAGCTGGTATTCTGTAAAGGCAGAAAATGGAACTTTTTACGATTGTCGTATTAAAGGTAAATTCCGTATGAGTGGAATAAAAAGTACAAATCCAGTAGCAGTAGGCGATCACGTAGATTTTGATATTGAAAAGAAAGGCGATGAGACTGTAGGAGTTATTAAACATATTGACGAACGAGACAATTACATCATCCGAAAATCAGTAAACCTTTCAAAGCAAACCCACATTATCGCTGCAAATATTGACGTTGCTTTTTTATTGATAACGCTGAATAATCCGCCAACATTCACAACATTTATAGACCGTTTTTTGGTTACTGCGGAAGCATATCACATAAAAGCAGTACTTCTTTTCAATAAAATTGATACTTACAACGAAGACGAATTGCTGGAAATAAAATTTCTAGCCGCACTTTATAGAAAGATTGGGTACGACTGTATTGGTATTTCAGCAATCACAGGGAAAAATATTGATAAAGTGAAAGCGTTGATGCAGGATAAAGTGACTATGTTTTCTGGTCACAGCGGCGTTGGGAAATCTACCTTAATTAACACAATCGAACCCGGCTTGAGCTTAAAAACCTCAAAAATTTCCAATCAGCATCTTCAAGGCCAGCACACCACAACTTTTGCTGAGATGTTTGATCTTTCTTTTGGCGGACAAATAATAGACACACCTGGAATTAAAGGTTTCGGTGTGGTGGAAATTGATAAAGAAGAGTTAGGTGCTTATTTTCCAGAGTTTTTCAAACTGAAAGAAAACTGTAAATTCAATAATTGTTTGCATTTGGAAGAACCACATTGCGCTATTAAAAATGCCTTGGAAGAAGAAGAAATTTCTTGGACTCGCTACAAAAGTTATTTGCAAATTTTGGAAGGAGAAGATGAACATTTTAGAAAAGACATTTATGAGAAATAA
- a CDS encoding DUF3857 domain-containing protein, with product MTRIICFALLLCSAHLFSQKDYSLAAVNLELKDYSNSILIDELVEVDVTDINKLKTKTRRVLAVLNKMGDGDANLYEYYDTNSRVKNVEVWIYNALGKEMEHFKKKDFVDVSRTGNNMYVDSRALYLNYTPTTYPYIVVFESETETGDSAFISPWYPLGGYAESTQKSIFKIKFDPANKPKYKSKNLDGYDISISETPEEITFSANNLKAIRYEEHSPSRDNILPNITVALNLFKLKGTSGSGTDWHEFGSWMNKSLLTDVNELPEGTIARVKSLVAHETTNEGKARKIYQFVQDKVRYISIQIGIGGWKPMLATDVDKLSYGDCKALTNYTKSLLDIVGVPSYYTVLYGGSSERDIISDFTSLQGNHVILGIPDGDEITWLECTSQDTPYGYIGDFTDDRDVLIMTPEGGKIAHTKIYKTEESTQKNTIKAMVDAQGNVTAAFESISEGLQYDDKYLLPKKKQDDVDEFYKNRWSYINGFSLSNFEFNNDRENIIFTEKVGVIIPKYANPVGKDFLFCANIFNQSRHIPPRIESRKQNLYLDYGYVDFDTVEVEIPENFSVETLPEPTVLETKFGKYEIAFSKISENKLTYTRKLRMDKGEYPPEEYENFRDFLRSIARLDKTKILLKQNLQ from the coding sequence ATGACACGGATTATTTGTTTCGCACTTCTACTTTGCTCTGCACATTTATTTTCTCAAAAGGACTACTCCTTAGCCGCTGTAAACTTGGAGCTGAAGGATTATTCAAACAGTATTCTTATTGACGAATTGGTTGAAGTTGACGTGACTGATATCAATAAATTAAAGACCAAAACCCGCCGCGTTTTGGCGGTTCTCAACAAAATGGGCGATGGTGACGCCAACCTATATGAGTATTATGACACCAATTCTCGCGTAAAAAATGTTGAAGTCTGGATTTACAACGCTCTGGGCAAAGAAATGGAACATTTCAAAAAGAAAGATTTTGTAGATGTGAGTCGTACGGGAAATAATATGTATGTAGATTCCAGAGCGCTATACTTAAATTATACACCTACAACCTATCCTTATATCGTTGTTTTTGAAAGTGAAACCGAAACCGGCGATTCTGCTTTCATCAGTCCTTGGTACCCACTTGGCGGTTATGCGGAAAGCACTCAAAAGAGTATTTTCAAAATAAAATTTGATCCTGCAAACAAACCAAAGTATAAGTCTAAAAACTTGGATGGTTACGACATTAGTATTTCTGAAACGCCCGAAGAAATTACCTTTTCGGCAAATAACCTAAAAGCAATCCGCTACGAAGAACACAGTCCGTCAAGAGATAATATTCTTCCAAATATAACGGTAGCGCTCAATTTATTTAAACTGAAGGGAACTTCAGGATCTGGCACGGACTGGCATGAATTTGGAAGTTGGATGAATAAAAGTTTGCTTACAGACGTAAATGAACTTCCCGAAGGCACTATAGCAAGAGTGAAAAGTCTCGTTGCCCACGAAACTACAAACGAAGGAAAAGCGCGAAAAATTTACCAATTTGTGCAAGATAAAGTGCGCTACATCAGCATTCAAATAGGGATTGGTGGCTGGAAACCAATGCTCGCAACAGATGTGGATAAACTGAGTTATGGCGATTGCAAAGCCTTGACAAACTACACAAAATCTTTGTTGGACATTGTGGGCGTGCCGTCCTACTATACAGTTTTATATGGCGGTTCTTCGGAAAGGGATATAATTTCAGACTTCACTTCTCTACAAGGAAACCACGTTATTCTTGGAATCCCTGATGGTGATGAAATAACTTGGCTAGAATGTACAAGTCAAGATACACCTTATGGCTACATTGGTGATTTTACTGATGATCGTGATGTTTTAATAATGACTCCTGAAGGTGGAAAGATTGCCCATACCAAAATTTATAAAACTGAAGAAAGCACCCAAAAAAACACTATAAAAGCAATGGTGGATGCTCAGGGCAATGTGACGGCAGCTTTTGAAAGCATTTCCGAAGGACTTCAATACGACGATAAATATCTACTTCCGAAGAAAAAACAGGATGATGTGGATGAATTCTACAAAAACCGTTGGAGCTATATCAATGGTTTTTCATTGAGTAATTTTGAATTCAACAATGATCGTGAAAATATAATTTTTACTGAAAAAGTAGGTGTAATCATCCCAAAATACGCAAATCCAGTTGGTAAAGATTTTTTGTTCTGCGCCAATATTTTCAACCAAAGCCGTCACATTCCACCGCGAATTGAAAGTAGAAAACAAAACCTTTATTTGGATTATGGTTATGTAGATTTTGACACTGTTGAAGTTGAAATTCCAGAAAATTTTTCCGTAGAAACCTTGCCAGAACCAACCGTTTTGGAAACCAAATTTGGAAAATATGAAATAGCCTTCAGCAAAATTTCTGAAAACAAATTGACATACACCAGAAAACTAAGAATGGACAAAGGCGAATATCCGCCAGAAGAATATGAAAACTTTCGCGACTTTTTAAGGTCTATCGCACGGCTTGATAAAACAAAAATACTTTTAAAACAAAATTTACAATAA
- a CDS encoding transglutaminase domain-containing protein: MKTAILTAITVLCFLNISVAQNYKFGKVSKEEILQKEHPTDPTAEAAILYREIKTEFQYTEDSGWYMVTDYFERVKIYTKEGFDRANATIDLYKGDKADKLIGLKGYTYYLNADGKVEEVKLKSDGIFEEESSKYLTQTKITMPDVREGCVIEYKYTINSPFIFNIDEFRFQETIPVDKVSVLFKTPEYFIYKTHQRGWVPYKVETYSRERLMSFRQTEQMDTRTFGKEVPKVETREIKFKEDSYTVELENVPALKEEAFVGNLNNYTTALQFEMSYIDIPGVPLKTYATDWEDVSKSIYRVTEFGAELERNNYFEKDIDNILSGLTTPEEKIGAIFYFVLNKMNWNGYRGFYTNEGVKTAYKKGSGNVADINLMLVAMLRHAKLDANPVLVSTKSHGIPLFPTRNGFNYVIAGVNLPQGTLLLDATNKDADIGVLKSSILNWQGRVIKKDGTSGWVSLSSIVPAVKSAMVNAEIKPDMSVSGKSKNRFTGNYAFKYRSEFKSMNEDAQRKELEKNSNQAELSNCKFENMNTLGEPVSLEYDFEALDVVEDVAGKLYFSPMVFMATKETPFKSETRQYPIDYGYPIKDRYIINIVLPEGYIVESLPENAAFNLGENTGSYRYLISQVGNKLQLSVEFAMNKSFIAAEEYPNLKKFYELLIAKENEKVVLSKA; encoded by the coding sequence ATGAAAACAGCTATACTCACTGCAATTACGGTTTTATGCTTTCTAAATATTTCCGTTGCGCAAAATTATAAATTCGGAAAAGTTTCTAAAGAAGAAATCCTTCAAAAGGAACACCCAACAGACCCAACGGCAGAAGCTGCGATACTTTACCGAGAAATTAAAACTGAATTTCAATATACAGAAGACTCGGGTTGGTATATGGTAACGGATTATTTTGAACGTGTAAAAATTTACACCAAAGAAGGTTTTGATCGCGCAAATGCTACTATTGATTTATATAAAGGAGATAAAGCGGACAAACTAATCGGTCTGAAAGGGTACACCTATTATCTGAATGCAGACGGAAAAGTGGAAGAAGTGAAACTTAAAAGCGATGGTATTTTTGAGGAAGAGTCTTCAAAATATTTAACGCAAACAAAAATCACAATGCCAGACGTTCGCGAAGGTTGTGTTATTGAATATAAGTACACAATCAATTCGCCTTTCATCTTTAATATTGATGAATTTAGATTTCAAGAAACCATTCCGGTAGATAAAGTGAGTGTGCTTTTTAAAACTCCAGAATATTTCATTTATAAAACACATCAAAGAGGGTGGGTTCCATACAAGGTTGAGACTTATTCAAGAGAAAGATTAATGAGTTTTAGGCAAACAGAACAGATGGATACCAGAACTTTTGGAAAAGAAGTTCCAAAGGTAGAAACTAGGGAAATAAAATTTAAAGAAGATTCATATACCGTAGAACTGGAAAACGTTCCGGCCTTAAAAGAGGAAGCTTTTGTAGGTAATTTGAATAACTACACAACCGCTCTACAATTTGAGATGAGCTATATAGACATTCCTGGAGTACCATTGAAAACCTACGCCACCGATTGGGAAGACGTTTCAAAAAGTATTTACCGAGTAACTGAATTTGGTGCTGAGCTGGAACGAAACAACTATTTTGAGAAAGACATAGACAATATTTTAAGCGGCCTAACCACGCCAGAGGAAAAGATTGGCGCTATCTTCTATTTTGTTTTGAATAAGATGAATTGGAACGGCTATCGCGGTTTTTATACCAATGAAGGCGTTAAAACAGCCTATAAAAAAGGCTCTGGAAATGTAGCAGATATAAACTTGATGTTAGTGGCAATGCTTCGTCACGCAAAGCTGGACGCCAATCCAGTTTTGGTTAGTACAAAATCACACGGAATTCCGTTGTTTCCTACTCGCAACGGTTTCAATTACGTAATTGCAGGCGTAAATTTACCACAAGGAACTTTATTGCTGGATGCAACCAATAAAGATGCCGATATTGGCGTTTTGAAATCTAGCATTCTAAATTGGCAAGGTCGCGTTATTAAGAAAGACGGCACTTCAGGTTGGGTTTCTTTGAGCTCCATCGTGCCCGCCGTAAAAAGTGCGATGGTAAATGCTGAAATAAAACCAGACATGTCAGTTTCTGGAAAGTCCAAAAATAGATTCACGGGCAACTATGCTTTCAAATACCGCTCTGAATTTAAAAGTATGAACGAAGATGCCCAACGTAAAGAACTTGAAAAAAACAGCAACCAAGCAGAACTTTCAAATTGTAAATTTGAAAATATGAATACTCTTGGTGAGCCAGTTTCTTTAGAATATGATTTTGAAGCGCTGGATGTAGTTGAAGATGTAGCAGGAAAATTATACTTTTCGCCAATGGTTTTTATGGCTACAAAAGAAACTCCCTTCAAGTCTGAAACTCGTCAATATCCTATAGATTACGGATATCCAATAAAGGACCGCTACATAATTAACATTGTGTTGCCTGAAGGTTATATCGTGGAATCATTACCAGAAAACGCGGCTTTCAATCTAGGCGAAAACACTGGCAGTTACCGTTACCTTATTTCGCAAGTTGGCAACAAACTGCAGCTTTCCGTGGAATTCGCGATGAACAAATCTTTTATAGCTGCTGAAGAATACCCGAATCTTAAAAAATTCTACGAGCTTTTAATTGCGAAAGAAAACGAAAAAGTTGTACTTTCAAAGGCATAA